Proteins co-encoded in one Oxyura jamaicensis isolate SHBP4307 breed ruddy duck chromosome 7, BPBGC_Ojam_1.0, whole genome shotgun sequence genomic window:
- the POFUT2 gene encoding GDP-fucose protein O-fucosyltransferase 2, translating into MAVHDHGLLLLLLLGLAAVTHPPPTAAQPPPAALRAGHTVASLPTAAAAPRTRYLLYDVNPPEGFNLRRDVYIRIASLLKTLLKSENWVLVLPPWGRLYHWQSPDILQVRIPWSEFFDIPSLNRNIPVIEYEQFLAESGGPFIEQIYVLQSYAEGWKEGTWEEKIDERPCIDQLMYSKDKYEYYRGWFWGYEETRGLNVSCLSVQGSASIVAPILLKNTSAQSVMLDRAENLLHDHYGGKDYWNTRRSMVFAKHLRVVGDEFRNKYLQSTDKADRTHYNEDWTQMKVKMGTALGGPYLGVHLRRKDFIWGHREDVPSLQGAVKKIRSLLEAYKLEKVFIATDAVEEEIELLKKLLPEMVRFEPSWKELELYKDGGMAVIDQWICAHARYFIGTSVSTFSFRIHEEREILGFDPKTTYNRFCGEKEKNCEQPTHWKIVY; encoded by the exons ATGGCAGTGCACGACCAcggcctcctgctgctgctgctgcttggcctGGCAGCAGTGACCCACCCGCCgcccactgctgcccagccGCCGCCCGCTGCCCTCCGCGCCGGCCACACCGTTGCCTCGCTGCCTaccgctgctgctgcaccacGCACCCG ATACCTTTTGTATGACGTAAATCCTCCTGAAGGGTTCAACCTTCGCAGAGATGTCTATATTCGTATCGCTTCACTTCTAAAGACTttgctgaaaagtgaaaattggGTGTTAGTTCTGCCTCCTTGGGGACGTCTTTATCACTGGCAGAGCCCAGACATTCTTCAGGTTCGAATTCCTTGGTCTGAGTTTTTTGATATCCCAAGCCTCAATAGGAACATCCCTGTCATTGAATATGAGCAATTCCTTGCAG AGTCAGGTGGGCCCTTTATTGAACAGATTTACGTCCTGCAAAGCTACGCAGAAGGATGGAAAGAAGGaacatgggaggaaaaaatagatgagAGGCCTTGCATTGATCAGCTTATGTATTCCAAAGACAAGTATGAGTACTACAG gggATGGTTCTGGGGTTATGAAGAAACACGGGGCCTAAATGTGTCTTGCTTGTCTGTCCAAGGATCTGCCTCTATTGTGGCTCCCATCCTTTTGAAAAATACCTCAGCACA GTCAGTGATGTTAGACAGAGCTGAAAACCTTCTTCATGACCACTACGGAGGGAAAGATTATTGGAAC ACCCGTCGAAGTATGGTGTTTGCTAAACACTTGCGTGTAGTAGGAGATGAGTTTAGAAACAAGTATCTTCAATCCACAGATAAAGCAGACAGGACTCATTACAATGAGGACTGGACACAGATGAAG GTCAAGATGGGCACAGCTCTAGGTGGTCCATATCTTGGGGTTCATCTCAGAAGGAAAGACTTCATCTGGGGTCACAGAGAAGATGTGCCTTCGCTGCAAGGAGCAGTAAAGAAAATCCGCAGCCTCTTGGAAGCATATAAACTTGAAAAAGTTTTCATAGCCACTGATGCTGTTGAGGAAG AGATTGAATTGCTTAAGAAACTGCTGCCTGAGATGGTGAGGTTTGAACCTAGTTGGAAGGAGCTAGAACTCTACAAAGATGGGGGGATGGCTGTGATTGACCAGTGGATCTGTGCGCATGCAAG ATATTTTATAGGCACCTCAGTTTCAACATTTTCCTTCCGGATCCATGAAGAAAGGGAGATCTTGGGATTTGATCCAAAAACAACTTACAACCGATTTTGcggtgaaaaagagaaaaactgtgaGCAGCCAACTCACTGGAAAATTGTGTACTAA
- the YBEY gene encoding endoribonuclease YbeY, with the protein MSVVIRNAQRAVAVRRAPLRRAVCALRAALGASRFDVALVCAGNGLMRRLNGAYRQRPEPTDVLSFPVHRVAAGELPRPRCRAEYDLGDIFLGVEYIEQQCRRAGGDFESVLTVTAAHGLCHLLGYQHNTKSEWQQMYQKEEEILEKLNQLTGASLRPLTAGLF; encoded by the exons ATGAGCGTGGTGATCCGCAACGCGCAGCGCGCCGTGGCCGTGCGCCGGGCCCCGCTGCGCCGCGCCGTGTGCGCCCTGCGGGCCGCCCTGGGCGCCTCCCGCTTCGACGTGGCGCTGGTGTGCGCCGGCAACGGGCTGATGCGGCGGCTGAACGGCGCCTACCGGCAGCGCCCGGAGCCCACAGACGTGCTCTCGTTCCCCGTCCACCGGGTGGCGGCGGGCGAGCTGCCGCGGCCGCGCTGCCGCGCCGAGTACGACCTGGGGGACATCTTCCTGGGGGTGGAGTACATCGAGCAGCAGTGCCGCCGCGCCGGGGGCGACTTCGAGAGCGTCCTGACG GTGACCGCAGCCCACGGATTGTGTCACTTGCTCGGCTACCAGCACAACACTAAGTCGGAGTGGCAACAG ATGTAccagaaggaggaggagatccTGGAGAAGCTGAACCAGCTCACGGGCGCCAGCCTCCGGCCCCTGACCGCAGGCCTCTTCTGA